From one Lysinibacillus sp. G4S2 genomic stretch:
- a CDS encoding Xaa-Pro peptidase family protein, whose translation MSKVEEIQNYLQQNQIDAAFITTPDNVFYVSGFKSNPHERLLGVMIFKEADPFLICPQMEIPDAKAAGWSYEVIGHQDTENSMEVLAQAIKARNVNPSTFAIEKAHLIVERLEALQQSFPQANFVRLDEKINAMRVIKDENELDKLRKAAELADYAIEIGCKEIAEGKTEMEILTAIENAIQDKGCKMSFETMVLSGPKSASPHGTPGARKIEKGDMVLFDLGVIYDGYCSDITRTVAFGEPSEAQKEIYNAVLSANTNAIAAVKPGVRAMDLDKIARDTISEAGYGEYFTHRLGHGLGISVHEFPSVTGANEMTMEEGMVFTIEPGIYKSDVTGVRIEDEVVVTKDGVEVLTKFPKDLIVL comes from the coding sequence ATGTCAAAAGTTGAAGAAATTCAAAATTATTTACAACAAAATCAAATTGATGCTGCTTTCATCACAACTCCAGACAATGTTTTTTACGTTTCGGGCTTTAAAAGTAATCCACATGAGAGATTATTAGGCGTAATGATTTTTAAAGAGGCAGATCCTTTTTTAATTTGTCCACAAATGGAGATCCCAGATGCGAAGGCTGCTGGTTGGTCATATGAAGTCATTGGTCACCAAGATACTGAAAATTCAATGGAAGTTCTTGCACAAGCGATAAAAGCACGTAATGTTAATCCATCAACGTTTGCTATTGAAAAAGCTCATCTCATTGTAGAGCGTTTAGAAGCCCTACAACAATCGTTTCCTCAGGCAAATTTTGTCCGTCTCGACGAAAAAATCAATGCTATGCGAGTAATTAAAGATGAAAATGAATTAGATAAATTACGAAAAGCTGCTGAACTAGCTGACTATGCTATTGAAATCGGCTGTAAAGAAATCGCTGAAGGCAAAACAGAAATGGAAATCTTAACAGCGATAGAAAACGCTATTCAGGATAAGGGCTGCAAGATGTCCTTTGAGACAATGGTATTGAGTGGTCCAAAATCAGCCTCTCCACACGGTACTCCAGGTGCTCGCAAAATCGAAAAGGGCGATATGGTGTTATTCGACCTCGGCGTAATTTACGATGGATATTGCTCTGATATTACACGTACAGTTGCCTTTGGTGAACCTAGCGAGGCACAAAAGGAAATCTACAACGCAGTACTATCTGCTAACACAAATGCAATTGCAGCAGTAAAACCAGGTGTTCGTGCAATGGATTTAGATAAAATTGCTCGTGATACTATTTCCGAAGCAGGCTATGGCGAATATTTCACACATCGACTTGGTCATGGACTCGGCATTTCCGTACATGAATTCCCATCTGTTACAGGCGCAAATGAAATGACTATGGAAGAAGGCATGGTCTTCACAATTGAGCCAGGTATTTATAAATCTGATGTGACAGGTGTCCGTATTGAAGATGAGGTTGTCGTAACAAAAGACGGAGTAGAAGTACTAACAAAATTCCCGAAAGATTTGATTGTACTTTAA
- a CDS encoding IS1182 family transposase, protein MLSKQETLALSPHMAIYDLVVPKDNMLRQMKELIDFTFVLEELETKYCLDNGRYAISPIRMFKYLLLKAIYDISDVDVVERSKYDMSFKYFLDMAPEEGVIEASSLTKFRRLRLQDVQLLDLLIHKTVELAIAQGVLKSKTLIVDATHTKARYQQKSPKEFLQEKSKQVRKAVYQFDETMKSKFPTKPTSQDIQKEVDYCHQVIQIIEENKAIAQIPSVQEKVNVLKEVIEDYELKINYSADPDARVGYKSKENPFFGYKTHLAMSDERLITAVVVTTGEKSDGNYLQELVEKSEQAGIEVNTILGDTAYSGKENLLYTKKKEIQLISRLHPVITNGQRKQESKFEFNKDADLYVCPAGHLAKSKSIKKRKNSTQNTQLKYFFDIEKCKVCPLKEGCYKEGAKTKSYSVSLLSNEHIEQEVFQETESFKQLAKERYKIEAKNSEIKNRHGYNQANATGLFGMQIQAAATLFVVNMKRILKLMNEKSKE, encoded by the coding sequence ATGCTTTCCAAACAAGAAACGCTTGCTCTTAGTCCTCATATGGCAATCTATGATTTAGTTGTGCCAAAAGATAATATGCTTCGTCAAATGAAGGAATTAATTGATTTTACTTTTGTTTTAGAGGAATTAGAGACTAAATATTGTCTAGATAATGGTCGTTACGCTATTTCACCTATTCGTATGTTCAAATATTTATTACTTAAGGCAATTTATGATATTTCTGATGTTGATGTAGTAGAACGTTCTAAATATGATATGTCCTTTAAATATTTTTTAGATATGGCACCAGAAGAAGGTGTTATTGAGGCAAGTTCTTTAACAAAATTCCGTCGATTACGTTTACAAGATGTCCAATTGTTAGATTTACTCATTCACAAAACCGTAGAACTAGCTATTGCACAGGGTGTTTTAAAAAGTAAAACATTGATTGTAGACGCAACACATACGAAGGCACGCTACCAACAGAAGTCCCCGAAAGAGTTTTTACAAGAGAAATCAAAACAGGTACGAAAAGCCGTGTATCAATTCGATGAAACAATGAAATCAAAATTTCCCACTAAACCGACTTCTCAAGATATCCAAAAAGAAGTGGACTATTGTCACCAAGTCATTCAAATAATAGAAGAAAATAAGGCTATTGCTCAAATACCAAGTGTACAAGAAAAAGTAAATGTCCTCAAAGAAGTTATTGAAGATTATGAGCTTAAAATAAATTACTCAGCTGATCCTGATGCACGTGTCGGTTATAAATCTAAAGAGAATCCTTTCTTTGGTTATAAAACACATTTGGCAATGAGTGATGAAAGACTTATAACAGCAGTAGTTGTAACAACAGGTGAAAAAAGTGACGGGAATTATTTACAAGAGCTAGTAGAGAAGAGTGAGCAAGCAGGCATAGAAGTGAACACCATTCTTGGAGATACAGCGTATTCTGGTAAAGAGAATTTATTATACACAAAAAAGAAAGAGATTCAACTCATTTCAAGGCTACATCCTGTTATTACGAACGGTCAACGGAAGCAAGAAAGTAAGTTTGAGTTTAATAAAGATGCCGATTTATATGTGTGCCCTGCTGGACATTTAGCAAAGAGTAAAAGTATTAAAAAGCGTAAGAATTCCACGCAAAATACACAATTAAAATATTTCTTTGATATAGAAAAATGTAAAGTTTGTCCTTTAAAAGAAGGGTGTTATAAAGAAGGAGCGAAAACAAAAAGTTATTCAGTTTCTCTTCTGTCAAATGAACACATAGAACAAGAAGTGTTTCAGGAAACGGAATCCTTTAAACAATTGGCAAAAGAACGCTATAAAATCGAAGCAAAGAATAGTGAAATAAAAAACAGACACGGGTATAATCAAGCAAACGCCACGGGTCTATTTGGTATGCAAATACAAGCAGCCGCAACGCTATTTGTCGTGAATATGAAGAGAATTTTAAAACTAATGAACGAAAAAAGCAAAGAATAA
- the ald gene encoding alanine dehydrogenase, which yields MKIGIPKEIKNNENRVAMTPAGVVTLTHAGHEVYIETGAGLGSSFTDADYLAAGAHIVETAKEAWAQEMIMKVKEPVASEYEYFYEGQILFTYLHLAPELELTQALLNKKVVGIAYETVQLANGSLPLLTPMSEVAGKMATQIGAQFLEKNHEGKGILLGGVSGVQRGKVTVIGGGIAGTNAAKIAVGMGADVTVIDLSPERLRQLEDLFGRDVQTLMSNPYNIAESVKNSDLVVGAVLIPGAKAPKLVSEEMIQSMQPGSVVVDIAIDQGGIFATSDRVTTHDDPTYVKHGVVHYAVANMPGAVPRTSTIALTNNTIPYALQIASKGYRQACLDNLALKKGVNTIDGHLVYKAVADSQGLPFVNVDELIQ from the coding sequence ATGAAGATTGGTATTCCAAAAGAGATTAAAAACAATGAAAATCGTGTAGCCATGACACCAGCAGGGGTTGTAACATTAACACATGCAGGACATGAAGTGTACATTGAAACTGGAGCAGGTTTGGGCTCAAGCTTTACAGATGCAGACTACTTAGCTGCAGGTGCTCATATCGTTGAGACGGCAAAAGAGGCATGGGCGCAAGAAATGATTATGAAAGTAAAGGAACCAGTAGCATCAGAATACGAATATTTCTATGAAGGTCAAATCTTATTTACGTATTTACATTTAGCGCCAGAGCTTGAATTAACGCAGGCACTGTTAAATAAAAAAGTTGTAGGGATTGCTTATGAAACCGTACAATTAGCAAATGGTTCTTTGCCACTTCTAACACCCATGAGTGAGGTTGCAGGTAAAATGGCAACACAGATTGGTGCACAATTTTTAGAGAAAAATCATGAAGGTAAAGGTATTTTACTGGGCGGCGTGTCAGGTGTGCAACGTGGTAAAGTAACTGTTATCGGTGGCGGTATAGCTGGAACAAATGCGGCGAAAATAGCTGTCGGAATGGGTGCGGATGTAACGGTTATTGATTTAAGCCCAGAGCGTTTACGTCAGTTAGAAGATCTGTTTGGTCGTGATGTTCAAACATTGATGTCCAATCCTTATAATATTGCAGAGTCAGTGAAAAACTCAGATTTAGTAGTTGGAGCCGTTTTAATTCCTGGCGCCAAAGCACCAAAGCTTGTTTCTGAGGAAATGATTCAGTCAATGCAACCAGGCTCAGTAGTTGTTGATATTGCCATTGACCAAGGCGGTATTTTTGCGACATCTGATCGTGTGACGACACATGATGACCCAACTTATGTAAAACATGGAGTTGTGCATTATGCAGTAGCGAATATGCCAGGTGCTGTACCACGTACTTCAACAATTGCTTTAACGAATAATACAATTCCTTATGCACTTCAAATTGCTAGTAAGGGTTACAGACAAGCATGTCTTGACAATCTTGCGTTGAAAAAAGGTGTCAATACTATAGATGGACATCTCGTTTACAAGGCAGTTGCAGATTCTCAAGGTCTGCCATTTGTAAATGTTGATGAGTTAATTCAATAA
- a CDS encoding universal stress protein has protein sequence MANHYKSIVVAVDGSKEAEYAFRKSIDVAKRNEGAVLNLVNVIDTRSFAAIEAYDRSIAERAQAFSEELLNGYKKQAEDEGLTNVNLVIEYGSPKNIITKELSKIVDADLIICGATGLNAVERFLIGSVSEAIVRSAKCDVLVIRTPEN, from the coding sequence ATGGCTAATCATTATAAAAGCATTGTAGTTGCAGTAGACGGTTCTAAGGAAGCTGAATACGCTTTCCGTAAATCGATTGATGTTGCAAAACGTAACGAAGGTGCTGTTTTAAATCTTGTAAATGTTATTGACACACGTTCATTCGCTGCAATCGAAGCTTATGACCGTTCAATTGCTGAACGTGCTCAAGCATTCTCTGAAGAACTATTAAATGGTTACAAAAAACAAGCTGAAGATGAAGGCTTAACAAACGTTAACCTTGTAATTGAATACGGCTCACCAAAAAATATCATTACAAAAGAGCTTTCTAAAATTGTAGATGCAGACTTAATCATCTGTGGTGCAACTGGTCTAAATGCAGTAGAACGCTTCCTAATCGGTTCAGTATCTGAAGCAATTGTACGCTCAGCTAAATGCGACGTACTTGTTATCCGTACACCTGAAAATTAA
- a CDS encoding class I SAM-dependent methyltransferase: MENIEKLFGLLNEHAEKIEKEHNITLLEGILDGLEAWLDGEVNFSQDGATKEDVRKAIQIAVLKGMRKGSQPNHQMTPDTLGLLVGYFVEQIFANRLETEKISILDPALGTGNLLLTVMNLLDGKIEATGVEVDELLIRLAAATADLTEQPVSLYRQDALQDLLVNPVDAIVCDLPVGYYPNEDVALDYELCSSEGMSYAHHLFIEQSINYTKDGGYLFFLAPTHLFDSEQSKQLHKYIQKHAWIQAIIQLPDTMFANKALEKSIVILQKQGEAFKAPKEVLLAKVPNMQNKQALAMFFEKVKMWQEGK; the protein is encoded by the coding sequence ATGGAAAATATCGAGAAGTTATTTGGTTTGCTAAATGAACATGCTGAAAAGATAGAAAAAGAGCATAATATTACATTGCTAGAGGGTATTCTAGATGGCTTAGAGGCATGGCTGGATGGGGAAGTTAATTTTTCACAAGATGGTGCGACAAAGGAAGATGTGCGCAAAGCGATTCAAATTGCTGTTTTAAAAGGGATGCGAAAAGGCTCTCAACCAAATCACCAAATGACACCGGATACTCTAGGGTTATTAGTTGGTTATTTTGTGGAGCAAATATTTGCTAATCGACTAGAAACAGAAAAAATTTCTATTTTAGATCCAGCACTAGGTACGGGAAATTTACTACTAACAGTTATGAATTTATTAGATGGAAAAATAGAAGCTACTGGTGTAGAGGTTGATGAGTTACTTATTCGTTTAGCTGCTGCAACTGCTGATTTGACAGAGCAGCCTGTTTCATTATATCGCCAAGATGCATTACAAGATCTGTTAGTAAATCCTGTTGATGCTATTGTTTGTGATTTACCAGTCGGATATTACCCGAATGAAGATGTCGCATTAGATTATGAATTATGCTCTTCAGAAGGGATGAGTTATGCACATCACTTATTTATTGAGCAGTCCATTAACTACACGAAAGATGGTGGCTACTTATTTTTCCTTGCGCCAACCCATCTCTTTGATTCTGAGCAGTCGAAACAACTGCATAAATACATTCAAAAGCATGCTTGGATTCAAGCAATTATTCAATTGCCAGATACAATGTTCGCCAATAAAGCTCTTGAAAAGAGCATTGTCATTTTGCAAAAGCAAGGAGAAGCTTTCAAAGCACCAAAAGAGGTGTTGTTAGCAAAAGTACCAAATATGCAAAATAAACAAGCTCTTGCTATGTTCTTTGAAAAAGTGAAAATGTGGCAAGAAGGTAAATAA
- the tpx gene encoding thiol peroxidase, producing the protein MAQVTFKNGPVTLVGNEVKVGDQAPDFTVLANDLSPVTLKDSEGKIRLFSVVPSLDTGVCDAQTRRFNEEAASLGDNVVIYTVSVDLPFAQKRWCGAAGIDAVQTVSDHRDLSFGEAYGVYIQELRLLTRAVFVVDANDKVAYVEYVSEATNHPNYEAAIEAVKALA; encoded by the coding sequence ATGGCACAAGTAACATTTAAAAATGGTCCAGTAACACTTGTAGGTAATGAAGTAAAGGTTGGAGATCAAGCACCAGATTTCACTGTATTAGCGAATGACCTTTCACCTGTTACATTAAAAGATTCAGAGGGGAAAATTCGTTTATTTAGTGTAGTCCCTTCATTAGATACTGGTGTATGTGATGCACAAACACGTCGTTTTAATGAAGAAGCAGCAAGCTTAGGTGATAATGTAGTTATCTATACAGTATCCGTTGACCTTCCGTTTGCTCAAAAACGTTGGTGTGGTGCAGCAGGCATTGATGCTGTTCAAACCGTTTCAGATCACCGTGACCTGTCTTTTGGTGAAGCATACGGTGTCTACATCCAAGAATTACGTCTTCTAACACGTGCAGTATTTGTTGTGGATGCAAATGACAAAGTGGCATATGTGGAATATGTTTCTGAGGCAACAAACCATCCAAACTATGAAGCGGCAATTGAAGCTGTAAAAGCACTAGCATAA
- a CDS encoding RDD family protein, with protein MTNNEIVMQGSPSTGDALPIDKPIANKNYALKTAGFWVRFWAFLLDGLMITAVIGILVNPIFYLMDWSLSETVWYAPISIISAIVYYSYFVLMTKFFGQTLGKMIFGLRVISLKHDKLTWSDVLFRDWIGRIINNVFMPLYILVVILPNNQGLHDFFADTAVVHEKVYIEKDIVQPSVPIKEEIPESVSLEKKTEPEKLEEKDEE; from the coding sequence ATGACAAACAATGAAATTGTTATGCAAGGTTCACCCTCTACGGGAGATGCCCTCCCAATTGATAAGCCAATTGCGAATAAAAATTATGCGCTAAAAACTGCAGGCTTTTGGGTACGTTTTTGGGCATTTTTATTGGATGGATTGATGATTACAGCAGTAATCGGAATTCTCGTTAACCCAATTTTTTATTTAATGGATTGGTCATTATCTGAAACAGTGTGGTATGCACCGATTTCGATTATATCTGCTATTGTTTATTACAGTTATTTTGTATTAATGACGAAATTTTTTGGGCAAACATTAGGGAAAATGATATTTGGGTTACGTGTTATTTCATTAAAACATGATAAGCTAACTTGGTCAGATGTGTTATTCCGTGATTGGATAGGACGTATCATAAACAACGTTTTTATGCCACTGTATATTCTTGTAGTCATTTTACCAAACAATCAAGGTCTACATGATTTTTTTGCAGATACAGCAGTTGTTCATGAAAAAGTTTATATTGAAAAAGACATCGTGCAACCATCTGTGCCAATCAAAGAGGAAATACCTGAATCTGTATCTCTAGAGAAGAAAACTGAACCTGAAAAGCTAGAGGAAAAAGACGAAGAATAA
- the sppA gene encoding signal peptide peptidase SppA, producing the protein MNVKRWVALIIAGVLLVFSLGMNTLFAIFKSDFFSNFDSLVAGNNLEITEAVKEDGNMDKRIAYLKVDGTIQDIGSGTVWQPVAYDHQFFLNQLDIILNDKSVQGIVLSVNSPGGGVKESAEIYKKLVKIKEERQIPIYVSMDSMAASGGYYISAPADKIFAQRDTITGSIGVIMQSINYQKLAEKVGFKYETFKSGAHKDMLSPMREVTPEERAMMQDMINETYEEFVDIVEEGRSMSEAEVKKVADGRILSGTKALEAGLIDEIGDEEAAVAALREDFGLEDAELFEYSYDVGGLQSYVGMKIGSMFGPSAEEKMLMKIMTEYKAPKMMYLYGEY; encoded by the coding sequence ATGAATGTTAAAAGGTGGGTTGCTTTAATAATTGCAGGTGTCCTATTAGTATTTTCATTGGGGATGAACACCCTATTTGCAATTTTTAAATCAGATTTCTTTAGCAATTTTGATAGCTTAGTAGCTGGAAACAATTTGGAGATAACAGAAGCGGTTAAAGAAGACGGCAATATGGATAAACGTATTGCATACTTAAAGGTTGATGGTACGATTCAAGATATTGGTTCAGGCACAGTATGGCAACCAGTTGCGTATGATCATCAATTTTTCTTAAATCAATTAGATATTATTTTAAATGATAAGTCTGTACAAGGTATTGTCCTAAGTGTTAATTCACCAGGTGGTGGTGTAAAGGAATCAGCAGAAATATATAAAAAGCTCGTGAAAATTAAAGAAGAGCGACAAATTCCAATCTATGTTTCTATGGATTCGATGGCTGCTTCAGGTGGTTATTATATTTCAGCACCAGCAGATAAAATATTTGCACAACGTGATACAATTACAGGTTCGATTGGTGTCATTATGCAATCCATAAATTATCAAAAACTAGCTGAAAAAGTTGGTTTTAAATATGAAACATTTAAATCTGGTGCACATAAGGATATGCTTAGTCCAATGCGTGAAGTGACGCCGGAAGAGCGTGCAATGATGCAAGATATGATTAATGAAACGTATGAGGAATTCGTTGATATTGTTGAAGAAGGACGTAGTATGTCTGAAGCTGAAGTGAAAAAAGTTGCCGATGGTCGAATTCTTAGCGGTACGAAGGCTCTTGAAGCAGGCTTAATTGATGAAATTGGTGATGAGGAAGCAGCAGTTGCGGCACTACGTGAAGACTTTGGCTTAGAGGACGCAGAATTATTTGAGTATTCATATGATGTGGGTGGCTTGCAATCGTATGTTGGTATGAAGATTGGATCCATGTTCGGTCCATCAGCAGAGGAAAAAATGCTGATGAAAATTATGACGGAATATAAAGCACCAAAAATGATGTACTTATATGGCGAATACTAA
- a CDS encoding acyl--CoA ligase, with protein sequence MKRQDLIAPEWYNISEEIEKYAQDSTKNALIVYNENEEIQYITYASLLEKANQAAHVFTSYGLTKDDVILVMVPRSVEAYIVYLAALKAGLTIIPSSEMLRTKDIEYRINHANAKGVVAFEPYVEQFDAVQNSQGIQKFVIGHAHESWQPLLEKMQSQPTTYISSTPTRSTDIAFLAYTSGTTGNPKAAVHTHSWGYAHLRTTAPNWLGVQEGDIVWATAAPGWQKWIWSPFLATLGSGATAFVYKGHFDATTYLTLLEKFHINILCCTPTEYRFMAALENLQDFNLSAIRQAVSAGEPLNSEVIKVFSEVLNLQVRDGYGQTENTLLVGTMVGMKARIGSMGKPTPGNTVEIIDDFGNPVAIGEVGDIAVHRETPALFKKYLNDLERTNLQFRGNWYITGDRAYKDEDGYFWFEGRGDDIIISSGYTIGPFEVEDALLKHSAVKETAVVASPDEVRGNIVKAYIVLHDGEIGNEALIKKLQNHVKTLTAPYKYPRAIEFVTELPKTSSGKIRRVELREQEKNQ encoded by the coding sequence ATGAAACGACAAGATTTAATCGCACCAGAGTGGTATAACATTTCAGAGGAAATCGAAAAATATGCACAGGATTCTACAAAAAATGCATTGATCGTTTATAACGAAAATGAGGAAATTCAATACATTACATATGCTAGTTTACTTGAAAAGGCGAATCAGGCAGCACATGTATTTACATCTTATGGTTTAACAAAAGATGATGTTATTTTAGTCATGGTACCAAGATCAGTTGAAGCGTATATCGTTTATCTTGCGGCCTTAAAGGCGGGGCTAACGATTATACCAAGCTCAGAGATGTTGAGAACTAAAGATATTGAATATCGAATCAATCATGCTAATGCAAAAGGCGTTGTTGCATTTGAGCCTTATGTTGAACAATTTGATGCTGTTCAAAATTCACAAGGCATACAGAAATTTGTCATTGGCCATGCACATGAATCATGGCAGCCGTTGCTTGAAAAAATGCAAAGCCAACCAACAACCTACATAAGTTCTACACCTACTAGAAGTACTGACATTGCATTTTTAGCCTATACGAGTGGTACAACAGGCAATCCAAAAGCAGCCGTACATACACATAGCTGGGGTTATGCACATTTACGAACAACTGCACCGAATTGGTTAGGTGTTCAAGAAGGTGACATAGTTTGGGCTACAGCAGCTCCAGGCTGGCAAAAATGGATTTGGAGTCCGTTTCTCGCTACATTAGGAAGTGGTGCAACAGCATTTGTCTACAAAGGTCACTTTGATGCGACAACATACCTCACGCTGCTTGAAAAATTCCATATTAATATTCTGTGCTGTACACCAACCGAATATCGATTTATGGCAGCACTTGAAAATTTACAAGATTTCAATTTAAGTGCAATTCGTCAAGCCGTGTCAGCAGGCGAGCCTTTAAATAGTGAAGTGATAAAAGTATTTTCGGAGGTCTTGAATTTACAAGTGCGAGATGGTTATGGACAAACAGAAAATACGTTACTTGTTGGTACAATGGTAGGAATGAAGGCTAGAATTGGCTCAATGGGTAAACCTACTCCGGGAAATACTGTTGAAATTATCGATGATTTTGGAAATCCAGTTGCAATTGGAGAAGTTGGAGATATTGCTGTACACCGTGAAACACCCGCGTTATTTAAAAAATATTTAAATGATCTAGAACGTACAAATTTACAATTTAGAGGCAATTGGTATATTACCGGAGATCGTGCATATAAAGATGAAGATGGTTATTTTTGGTTTGAAGGACGCGGAGATGATATCATTATTTCGTCTGGCTATACGATAGGACCATTTGAAGTAGAAGATGCATTATTGAAGCATTCAGCAGTTAAAGAAACTGCAGTTGTTGCGAGTCCAGATGAGGTTCGTGGAAATATTGTGAAGGCATATATCGTGCTCCATGATGGAGAAATTGGTAATGAAGCACTGATAAAAAAACTACAAAACCATGTGAAGACTTTAACAGCGCCATATAAATATCCTCGCGCGATTGAATTTGTAACGGAGCTACCAAAGACTTCATCAGGCAAAATTCGTCGTGTCGAATTACGTGAGCAAGAAAAAAATCAATAG
- the thiM gene encoding hydroxyethylthiazole kinase has protein sequence MIIQNIRKQNPLIHCITNYVVANFQANGLLAIGASPVMADDSHEVEEMVAIASGLLLNIGTLNEQMKESMLLAGKKANAQGIPVVLDPVAAGATSYRKQTVQQLLAEIKFAAIRCNIGELAAIANVDWQQKGVDSGTGSISLEVEAKQIAQLYNCIVIVTGEKDFITDGKQHQWVTGGNSQMTEVTGTGCLLSAICCAAYTAGNEPYYQLVDTLSLYKKVAEQAASATHYIGDFQITILNELHRLSKDGEE, from the coding sequence TTGATTATTCAAAATATCCGTAAACAAAATCCACTGATTCATTGCATTACCAATTATGTTGTGGCAAATTTCCAAGCAAATGGCTTATTAGCAATAGGCGCTTCGCCAGTCATGGCTGATGACAGTCATGAAGTTGAAGAAATGGTCGCTATTGCTTCAGGCTTATTGTTAAATATCGGTACCCTTAATGAACAGATGAAAGAATCAATGCTACTTGCAGGAAAAAAGGCAAATGCTCAGGGCATTCCCGTTGTTTTAGATCCTGTTGCTGCAGGTGCAACTTCTTACCGTAAACAGACGGTACAGCAATTATTGGCGGAAATAAAATTTGCAGCAATTCGTTGTAATATCGGAGAGCTTGCAGCGATTGCCAATGTAGACTGGCAACAAAAAGGCGTAGATAGTGGTACTGGTTCAATTTCATTAGAAGTTGAGGCAAAACAAATAGCTCAACTCTACAATTGTATTGTTATTGTGACCGGTGAAAAGGATTTTATTACTGATGGCAAACAGCATCAATGGGTTACAGGTGGAAATTCTCAAATGACAGAAGTCACTGGAACTGGCTGCTTATTAAGTGCTATTTGTTGCGCCGCCTACACCGCAGGGAATGAACCATATTACCAATTGGTCGATACTTTATCGCTTTATAAAAAAGTGGCAGAACAAGCCGCTTCTGCGACTCATTACATTGGCGATTTTCAAATAACAATATTGAATGAACTACATCGTCTTTCCAAGGATGGTGAAGAATGA
- the thiD gene encoding bifunctional hydroxymethylpyrimidine kinase/phosphomethylpyrimidine kinase, giving the protein MHIVTTIAGSDSGGGAGIQADLKTFQELKVFGTSVITALTAQNTLGVSDVLPIEVSFVEKQLKALIEDFSISAIKTGMLFSSEIIQSIAHILAEVNIPLIVDPVMIAKGGESLLQQEAIVAIRRYLLPLATIVTPNIPEAETLSGRKIKTLADIQDVAYIFLQMGVQCVIIKGGHLADKYYAIDYVFLQDGQSFSMQSTRIATKNTHGTGCTFSAALTAFLGSGLPIKEAIVEAKKFIQLAITHDLSLGHGHGHGPTNHFAYQNFKDSYEVIIHET; this is encoded by the coding sequence ATGCATATTGTAACGACAATTGCTGGTTCAGATAGTGGTGGCGGTGCGGGCATACAAGCTGATTTAAAAACATTTCAGGAATTAAAGGTGTTTGGAACGTCTGTTATTACAGCTTTAACTGCCCAGAACACACTTGGTGTATCGGATGTCTTACCAATTGAAGTTAGCTTTGTTGAAAAACAACTTAAAGCACTAATCGAGGATTTTTCAATTAGTGCTATTAAAACAGGAATGCTATTTTCTTCCGAAATAATTCAATCAATCGCACATATTTTAGCCGAAGTAAATATTCCACTAATTGTCGATCCAGTCATGATTGCAAAAGGTGGCGAAAGCTTATTACAGCAAGAAGCAATTGTTGCAATACGTAGGTATTTACTTCCTTTAGCAACAATCGTAACACCGAACATACCTGAAGCTGAAACACTTTCTGGAAGAAAAATTAAAACGTTGGCAGATATTCAGGACGTGGCTTACATCTTCTTACAAATGGGCGTTCAATGTGTCATTATTAAAGGCGGTCATTTAGCCGATAAATATTATGCTATTGACTATGTATTTTTGCAAGATGGTCAATCATTTTCCATGCAGTCCACTCGTATTGCTACAAAAAATACACATGGTACAGGCTGTACGTTCTCCGCTGCACTAACTGCTTTTCTTGGAAGTGGGCTTCCCATTAAAGAAGCGATTGTGGAAGCAAAAAAGTTTATTCAATTAGCCATAACTCATGATTTATCTCTCGGTCATGGTCATGGTCATGGTCCAACAAATCATTTTGCTTATCAAAACTTTAAGGATTCTTATGAGGTGATCATTCATGAAACGTGA